A segment of the Streptomyces sp. L2 genome:
GGTGCCATGAGGGGGTGACATTCCGCTCCCGCGGCAAGCGTCAGTCCTCGAACAGGGGCTCCTGCTCCGGCTCCTCCTTGTGGTGGACCCGCCTCGCCCGCATGCCGATCACCACGGCCGTGGCCGCCGCCGTCACGCCCATCGCCGCCGGGACCATCCAGCCCCGGTCGACGACGTGGCCGAGGGCGTGGTCGAGGGAGTAGCGGCCGGGGCCGGTGATGGCGAGGCCGGCCGCGGCGAGGCCGAGGCTGGCCGCGTGCTCGTAGCCGCCCTCGGCGGCGAAGAAGCCGTTGGGCATGTGGACCGCCGACGCCCCGGCCATCGCGCCGACCGCCGCCGCGCCCGCCGCCGGGGTCGCCAGGCCCAGC
Coding sequences within it:
- a CDS encoding DoxX family membrane protein; the protein is MTATATNRRDLGLLLLRLGTGGVLAAHGAQKLFGWFGGHGLEGTGQFMESVGYAPGKASATMAGLAEAGGGTLLALGLATPAAGAAAVGAMAGASAVHMPNGFFAAEGGYEHAASLGLAAAGLAITGPGRYSLDHALGHVVDRGWMVPAAMGVTAAATAVVIGMRARRVHHKEEPEQEPLFED